The window ggggGGAAGGagttgggggggaggagggaagggcttggggggggaaggagttgggggaggaggagggaaagggatgggggggaaggagttgggggggggaggagggaagggatggggggaaggagctgggggggacaAGGAAGGGGATGGGGGGAAGgagttggggggggaggagggaagggcttggggggggaaggagttggggggggaggagggaagggatgggggGGAAGGagttgggggggaggagggaaagggatgggggggaaggagttggggggggaggagggaagggatgggggGGAAGGagttgggggggaggagggaaagggatgggggggaaggagctggggggggaggagggaagggatggggggggaaggagttgggggggaggagggaaagggatgggggggaaggagttggggggggaggaggaagggatggGGGGGAAGGagttgggggggaggagggaagggatgggggggaaggagttggggggggaggagggaaagggatggggggggaaggagttgggggggaggagggaagggatgggggGGAAGGAGTTGGGGGGGACAAGGAAGGGGATGGGGGGGGAAGGAgttgggggggaagagggaaggggggggaaggagggaaagggatggggggaaggagctgggggggaggagggaaagggatggggggagaaggaaggggatggggggggaaggagctgggggggtcccAATGTGGGGAGGggaataggactgggggggcCCTAATGTGGGGcaaagagctggggggggtcccaatggggggaggggaatgggactggggggGCCCTAATGTGGGGTaaagagctggggggggtcccAATGGGGGGGAACgggactggggggggggcaagcaaagggctgggggggtcccagggtggggagagagatgGGACTGGGGGGGGGAACCAATTCGGGGGCCAGGAAAGCACTGGGGGGGGGTCCCAATAAGGGGTGGGGGCATGGATCTGGGGGGGTCCCTGTGcaatggggctgggggggtcccAATGCAGTGGGTCCGGGGGGGGGTCCCAGTTCA is drawn from Pogoniulus pusillus isolate bPogPus1 chromosome 43, bPogPus1.pri, whole genome shotgun sequence and contains these coding sequences:
- the LOC135192634 gene encoding acanthoscurrin-2-like, giving the protein MGGKELGGEEGKGWGGKELGGRREGMGGKELGGTRKGMGGEGLGGVPMGGNGTGGGASKGLGGSQGGERDGTGGGNQFGGQESTGGGSQ